The sequence GTTGGGCGCGGAGACGCCGATGAAGACGTCCGCGCCGACCACGGCCTCCTTGAGGGTGCCGGTGACCCGCTCGGGGTTGGTGTTGTCGGCGATCCAGCGCAGCGGCGAGTCCGGGTCGGCGTCGACCAGGTCCGGGCGGCCCGCGTGCACCACGCCGTGGATGTCGGCGACGACGGCGTGCTGGACGCCGGCCGCGAGCAGCAGTTTGAGGATGGCGGTGCCGGCCGCGCCCGCGCCGGACATCACGACCCGGACGTTCTCGGTCTTCTTGCCGACGACGCGCAGCGCGTTGGTGAGCGCGGCGAGCACCACGATGGCGGTGCCGTGCTGGTCGTCGTGGAAGACCGGGATGTCCAGGGCCTCCCGCAGCCGCGCCTCGATCTCGAAGCAGCGGGGCGCGGAGATGTCCTCCAGGTTGATGCCCGCGAAGCCGGGGGCGATGGCCTTGACGATCTCCACGATCGCGTCGGTGTCCTGGGTGTCCAGGCACAGCGGCCAGGCGTCGATACCGGCGAAGCGCTTGAAGAGGGCCGCCTTGCCCTCCATGACGGGCAGCGCGGCCTTGGGGCCGATGTTGCCCAGGCCCAGCACCGCGGAGCCGTCCGTGACGACCGCGACGCTGTTGCGCTTGATGGTCAGGCGGCGGGCGTCCTCGGGGTTGTCGGCGATGGCCTGGCAGACGCGGGCGACGCCGGGGGTGTAGACCATCGACAGGTCGTCGCGGTTGCGGATGGGGTGCTTCGACGACATCTCGATCTTGCCGCCGAGGTGCATCAGGAACGTACGGTCGGAGACCTTGCCGAGCGAGACGCCCTCGATGTGGCGCAGCTGCTCGACGATCTCGTCGGCGTGGGCGGTGGAGGTGGCCGCGATGGTGACGTCGATCCGGAGCTTTTCGTGCCCGGATGCCGTGACGTCGAGGCCGATCACCGAGCCTCCGTTGGACTCTACGGCCGTGGTGAGCTGGGAGACCGCGGTTCCGCTCGCGGGCACCTCCAGCCGGACCGTCATCGAGTAGGAGACGCTGGGCGCCGTTGCCATGGCCGACTTCCTCTGCTTTCACCGTGTTGCTGGATTGCCGTCCGATCGTCGCACCTACCGCGGAGTACGCGGTAGCCGCCTCGCATTGCGAACATTGTGTTCGCGGGCACGGCGACTCCGGAAAACAACTTCCATCATACGAGAATATGCGTCCACGACGAAGAGGCCCACGTCACCGGGTGACGTGGGCCTCTTCCGCTGGTCTATGACACCGACCCGCCATGCTCGCCTCGCGGCAAGTGGTCGCTCGTAGCGACGATGGTTGGGCCCGGGGGCTTGGATCGGGCCGGTGCCGTCACCCAGGCTAACAAACCATCCCCGGAAGCGAATCCCGTCCCGCGGGCTGTATTTCAAGACCCCTCGTACGGCGGCGCGCAGCACCCGGCCGCGCCCGCCGTACGGGTGCCGGACCGGGGCCCGGCGGGGTGCGGAGGCGGGGGGACGGCGGGGCACAGAGCCGGGGACAGCGGGGCGCAGAGCCGGGCCCGGCGGGCCCCGCCCGCCCGGGTCAGTCCCGCAGCAGGTCCGGCACCCCGGCCGCGTCCGGTTCGTCCCGTGCGGCCGACAGCACGGTCAGCTGCTGGGTGGCCCGGGTCAGCGCCACGTACAGCACCCGCAGCCCGGCCGGGGACTCGTCGGCGATCTCGGCGGGCGAGACCACCAGGGTGGCGTCGTACTCCAGCCCCTTGGCCTCCAGGGAGCCCAGCGCCACCACCCGGTCGCCGAGCGGGGCGAGCCAACGGCGGGCCTGCGCGCGGCGGTTCATGGCCACCACGACGCCGACCGTGCCGTCCACCTCGCCCAGCAGCCGCCCGGCCTCGGCGACCGTGGCCTCGGCCAGCGCCGCGTCGCCGTCGGCGGCGGCCCGGTCCGCACGGTCCGCCCGGTCCCCGTCCGCGACGCGCGCGAAGCGGGGCTCCAGGCCCGTGGAGCGGACCGCCTTCGGCGACTGCATCCCGGGCATCGCCAGCGCCAGCACCCTGGCGGCCAGTTCGGCGATCTCCGCGGGGTTGCGGTAGTTCACGGTGAGCGTGAAACGGCGGCGCGGGCGGGTGCCCAGCGCCTCGTCGCGGGCGACGGCGGCCTCGTCCGGGTCGGACCACGAGGACTGCGCGGGGTCCCCGACGACCGTCCAGGTCGCGTGCCGGCCGCGGCGGCCGACCATCCGCCACTGCATCGGCGTCAGGTCCTGCGCCTCGTCGACGATGACATGGGCGTAGTCGGTGCGCTCCTCCTCCAGCCGTTCGCGCCGGCTGCGGCCGCCGCCGTTGCGCTCGGTGTAGGTCGTCAGCTCCTCCAGGCCGGTCAGATGGTCCAGCGGGTCGGCCTCGCGCGGCCGGGGCGGGCGCATCGGGGCGCCGAGGATCATCTGCAGCTCGTCCAGCAGGGCGACATCGTGCACCGACAGCGGGCCCTTCCCCGCGGCCCGGTCGGGAGTATCCCCGGCGGCGGCCGGGGCGGCACCCGTGCCGTCCAACCGCCGCAGGGAGCGGGCCAGTTGGCGGACCTCGCGCTGGTTGAGGACCCGGCGCGCCCAGCGGCCCAGCAGGCGCTCGTCGGCCATCGCGGCGAGCACCCCGCGCGGGGTCAGCTCGGGCCACCAGGCGTCCAGGAACTCCTGGAAGCCGGACTCGGTGGTGATGTCCTCGTCGAAGCCCTCACGGGCCTCGGCGGCCAGTTCGGGGTCGGTGTAGCGGCGGGCGGCGCCGGACTTGGCCCACAGGGCGTCCAGGATCAGCCGCCGGGCGCGCGGGCGCAGCAGATTGACCGGGGCGGTGCCGCCGAGCGCGGACTGCCGGATGGAGTGCAGCTCGTCGGCGTCCAGCTCGATCCGGCCGCCGAAGGCGACGACCCGCAGCCGGGCGGGGGCGGCCGGGGCGGGGCGGGAGGGTCTGGAGCGGGTCCGGCGGCCCGGACGCTCCCCGCCGCCGGAGCCGTTCCCGGCCCCGTCGCCCGCGGGCGTGGGCGCGGGCGCGGCGAAAAGATCCTCCAGGGAGAGCTGGCCGCCCCCGCCCGGCCCCTCGCCGGCGCCTTCCTTGCCGGTGCCGCCCGGCTCCTCGCCGGTGTCCTCCGGCGCCGCGGCCACCGGTCCTGCCAGCTCCAGCGCCCCGCGGGCCGCCTTGCGCAGCAGCTTCTGCATCCGCGACGAGCCCTTGATACGGGCCACCGCCGGCGGGTCGTACGCGGTCGCCTCGGCGCCGTCCACGAGCGAGCCGAGCGACCGGATGGCGACCTGGCCCTCCTCGCCGAGCGACGGCAGGACGCCTTCGGTGTACGCGACCAGCAGCGGCGTCGGGGAGACGATCAGGATGCCGCCCGCATAGCGGCGCCGGTCCTGGTAGAGGAGGTAGGCGGCGCGGTGCAGCGCGACCGCGGTCTTGCCCGTGCCGGGGCCGCCCTCGACCTCGGTGACGGAGGCGGCGGGGGCCCGGATCACCATGTCCTGCTCGGCCTGGATGGAGGCGACGATGTCCCGCATGGTGTGGCTGCGGGCCCGGCCGAGCGCGGCCATCAGCGCACCGTCACCGATCGCGGGCAGCTCCTGGCCGTCCAGCGTCGCGGTGACCTCGGGGCGCATCAGGTCGTCCTCGACGCCGAGGACCCGGCGCCCCTTGGAGCGGATCACCCGCCGCCGGACGACCCGGCCCGGGGCGACCGGGGTGGCCCGGTAGAAGGGCGCGGCGGCCGGCGCCCGCCAGTCGATGACCAGCGGGGAGTAGTCCGCGTCGAGGACGCCGAGGCGGCCGATGTGCAGCGTCTCGGCGATCGCGGCGCGATGGTCCTCGATCGCGCCGTCGGCCGGCTCGACGGAGGTGAAGGCGCCGTCCGGCCCCTTCTTGCCGTCCTTGCCGAGGAGCAGGTCGATCCGGCCGAAGAGGAAGTCCTCGTACTCCGAATTCAGGCGGTGGAGATGGACGCCGGCCTGGAAGACCTGGGCGTCGCGCTCGGCGAGCGCGCCGGGCGTGCCGACCTGGCCGCGCTTGGCGGCGTCGTCCATCAGGAACTCTGCCTCGTGGATCTTCTCCTCGAGGCGCCGGTAGACACGGTCCAGATGCGTCTGCTCGGCTTCGATCTCGCGGTCGCGAACGGAATCCGAAGCGTGATCCGGTGCGTGCGTGGCGTTGTGCGCGGCCACCCAGGCCCCCTTCTCCTGTGCGTAGGGCAGCCGTCAACCGTACGCGAACCAGGCACCGTGCGCACCTGGGGAAAGGGACAAAGTCGGGCGATTTTGGTCGGATGTTGAATCAAGCCGCTACATCGGGCGGACCCGGTCGGGGGGATTGCCGGTCGAAGGCATGGCGGTCCTTGACGGGCGCCCCGTGCCGTACCCGGCCCGGGGCGCCGGACCGCGCCGCTCAGACGTTCACCTTGGCCAGCCGCTTGCCCTCCGTGGTGGTGACCTCGAAGTGGTCGATGTCGCCGCGGTTGAAGCCCGCGCCGCCCGCCGCGTACAGGGGCTCGCGGTTCCACTTCGCGGTGCCGCCCGGGATGCCGTAGCCCCCCTTGGGCACCGCCCAGGTGGTCACGGTCTGCCGCTTGCCGTCCTTGCCGACGGCGACCAGGCCGCAGGTGAGCGGCCCCTTGACGTTGGCGAGTTCCAGGACCACCTGGGTGCCCCAGGGCCGGGCGGCCATCGAGACGCCCGCCGAGACCTTGGTGTCCGGGTCGACGGAGCTCGCCTTCTCGCCCGCCGCGTACTGGGCCCGCACGGCGTTCGCCAGCGGCGGCGCCGGCTTCTCACCGGAGTCCTGGGGGCCCAGCTTCAGCGCGGCGAGCGGCCCGCCGACGATCAGCACGACGGCGGCGGCGACCAGGAACAACCGGCGCCGGGCACGGCCCCGCCGGGTGGCGGCGACCTCGCCCATCAGCCCGTCCAGCAGCCCCGGGCCGGGGACGGCCGTGATCGTCTGCGGGGTAGGAGCGGACTGTTTGAACTCGGCCAGTACCGGTGTCAGGCCCATGAGTTCTTCGAGTTCGGCCGCGCACCGGTGGCAGCCGACGAGATGCGCCTCGAACCGGTCGGCGTCGGCACCGTCCAGGACACCCAGCGCATAGGCGCCGACGTCGGTGTGCCGGTCCGGCTGCGTGGGCGGGTTCACTCCGTTACTCCTCGTTCCTCTAGCGAGAGTCTCAGGGAGCGCAGCGCGTAGAACACCCGGGACCGCACGGTCCCGGCCGGTACGCGCAGCACCTCCGCTGCCTCGTTGACCGTACGTTCCTTGAAATACGTCTCGACGAGGGCCTCTCGATGGGCCTGGCTCAGGTCGCTCAGCGCCTCGGAGATCGTCATCATGCGCAGCGCGCGGTCGATGACATCCGCGGCCGGCATCGTCTCCAGAGGGGTCGGATCGACCTCTTGGGGCCGCGCCTTGCGACTGCGGTGCCCGTCGATCACGATCCGCCGTGCAACGGTCACCAGCCAGGGTCGTATCGAGCCGGTCGCCCGTTGCAACTGGTCGGCGTTGCGCCAGGCGCGCACCAGCGTCTCCTGCACCACGTCCTCCGCGCGGTGCCGGTCGCCGGCCACCAATCGCAGGACGAAGGCGAGAAGCGGGCCCGCGTGATCGTCATAGAGGGCTCGCATGAGCTCCTCGTCAGGTGTCGTCCTGTCTGCCACGACGGCATCCTTACGCACTCCAACTCCCGGGTCGATAGCCCAGATCGCCCAAGATCGCCGGGGGACCCTGCCATGAATCGGACTTGCGGTGAGGAGTACGGACGGGACGGGCGGGTTACTCAGAGTTCGGCGGAAAAATTTTCCGCTCCGGTCACGACGCCCTGACCAGCACTTCCGTTCTGGTCCCTGCGGCCGGCACTTCCGGCCTGCTCCCGCTGACCGGCGACCTGTTCCCGCCGGCCGACGCTTCCGTTCTGCTCCCGCTGACCAGCACTTCCGTTCTGGTCCCTGCGTACCGTCGTCCGCCGCCGGTGGCGGGCCACCCGCTCCCGGTTGCCGCACACCTCGCTGGAACACCAGCGGCGGCGACGTCCGCGCGAGGTGTCCAGATAGACCAGGGTGCAGCTCTCGCCCTCGCACTGCCGCAGCTGCTGCCGGGCCACCGCGTCGGTCAGCAGCCCGATCGCGTCCCGGGCCACCGCGGCCAGCAGCCCGGCGCAGTCGGGCGGGCCGTCCAGGGCACGGGCCAGGGAGCCGTCGACGGTGCGTACCGCATGCGCGGCGGGCGGCTGCCCGGACGCGGCCGCGGAGTTGAGCAGCGCCAGATCGGCCTCGGCCGCCCGGCCTCGCAGCTCGTCGTGCACCACCCGGCCCAGCAGCTCGCGCAGGGCGCGGAAGCGGGCGACCCAGCCGCCGTCGACGCCGTCCAGCGGGGTGCCGGGCGGCACCAGACCCGCTCCGACCAGCCAGGCCCGCAACTGGTCCGGGCCGGTGAGCCGTTCGGCGGTGGGCCGTTCAGCGGTGGGCCGTTCTCCGGTGAGCCGTTCGGCGGGGGCGCCGCCGGCCGTGGCCGCCAGGTCCAGGCAGATCCGCCCGCAGTCGAACCGCAGGTCGCAAGGCGCCGCCATGTTCCTGTCACTTCCTTAGGGCCAAACGTGTGTGCTTCCAGAGTGCCCGGCCCACGAGCCCGCCGGAACCCTCCGGAGGCGGCCGCTCCACGGACGCTGACAAGTAAACACGACATGTAGACCCTAGGTGTATACGCCTTATGTATAGTTCGCGGCGCGGCGGTTCACGGGGCGCGCGCCCCGTCCCGCCGCACGCCGTCGCGCCTGCCACGGCGCCTGCCGCAGTGCCTGCCGTAGCGCTTTGCCGTAGCGCTCCTCGCCCTTCAGGAGGAAGGTCTCCATGCCGCGCACGTCCCTGCTCACCAACCGCGCCAGCCTGACCCACAAGATCGGCTACGCGGTCCGCCACCCGGCCCGGATCACTCCGTACGTCAAGCGCACCGCCCGCGACACCTGGCTCCGCCTCAAGCACCCCGACCATGTCGCGTACTACCGGGCGGTGATAGCCTCCGACACGGGCCGCAATCCGGAGGCCGCGGTCGGCAGC is a genomic window of Streptomyces sp. Edi2 containing:
- a CDS encoding sigma-70 family RNA polymerase sigma factor, with amino-acid sequence MADRTTPDEELMRALYDDHAGPLLAFVLRLVAGDRHRAEDVVQETLVRAWRNADQLQRATGSIRPWLVTVARRIVIDGHRSRKARPQEVDPTPLETMPAADVIDRALRMMTISEALSDLSQAHREALVETYFKERTVNEAAEVLRVPAGTVRSRVFYALRSLRLSLEERGVTE
- a CDS encoding ABATE domain-containing protein, with translation MAAPCDLRFDCGRICLDLAATAGGAPAERLTGERPTAERPTAERLTGPDQLRAWLVGAGLVPPGTPLDGVDGGWVARFRALRELLGRVVHDELRGRAAEADLALLNSAAASGQPPAAHAVRTVDGSLARALDGPPDCAGLLAAVARDAIGLLTDAVARQQLRQCEGESCTLVYLDTSRGRRRRWCSSEVCGNRERVARHRRRTTVRRDQNGSAGQREQNGSVGRREQVAGQREQAGSAGRRDQNGSAGQGVVTGAENFSAEL
- a CDS encoding UvrD-helicase domain-containing protein, with the translated sequence MAAHNATHAPDHASDSVRDREIEAEQTHLDRVYRRLEEKIHEAEFLMDDAAKRGQVGTPGALAERDAQVFQAGVHLHRLNSEYEDFLFGRIDLLLGKDGKKGPDGAFTSVEPADGAIEDHRAAIAETLHIGRLGVLDADYSPLVIDWRAPAAAPFYRATPVAPGRVVRRRVIRSKGRRVLGVEDDLMRPEVTATLDGQELPAIGDGALMAALGRARSHTMRDIVASIQAEQDMVIRAPAASVTEVEGGPGTGKTAVALHRAAYLLYQDRRRYAGGILIVSPTPLLVAYTEGVLPSLGEEGQVAIRSLGSLVDGAEATAYDPPAVARIKGSSRMQKLLRKAARGALELAGPVAAAPEDTGEEPGGTGKEGAGEGPGGGGQLSLEDLFAAPAPTPAGDGAGNGSGGGERPGRRTRSRPSRPAPAAPARLRVVAFGGRIELDADELHSIRQSALGGTAPVNLLRPRARRLILDALWAKSGAARRYTDPELAAEAREGFDEDITTESGFQEFLDAWWPELTPRGVLAAMADERLLGRWARRVLNQREVRQLARSLRRLDGTGAAPAAAGDTPDRAAGKGPLSVHDVALLDELQMILGAPMRPPRPREADPLDHLTGLEELTTYTERNGGGRSRRERLEEERTDYAHVIVDEAQDLTPMQWRMVGRRGRHATWTVVGDPAQSSWSDPDEAAVARDEALGTRPRRRFTLTVNYRNPAEIAELAARVLALAMPGMQSPKAVRSTGLEPRFARVADGDRADRADRAAADGDAALAEATVAEAGRLLGEVDGTVGVVVAMNRRAQARRWLAPLGDRVVALGSLEAKGLEYDATLVVSPAEIADESPAGLRVLYVALTRATQQLTVLSAARDEPDAAGVPDLLRD
- a CDS encoding zf-HC2 domain-containing protein, which codes for MNPPTQPDRHTDVGAYALGVLDGADADRFEAHLVGCHRCAAELEELMGLTPVLAEFKQSAPTPQTITAVPGPGLLDGLMGEVAATRRGRARRRLFLVAAAVVLIVGGPLAALKLGPQDSGEKPAPPLANAVRAQYAAGEKASSVDPDTKVSAGVSMAARPWGTQVVLELANVKGPLTCGLVAVGKDGKRQTVTTWAVPKGGYGIPGGTAKWNREPLYAAGGAGFNRGDIDHFEVTTTEGKRLAKVNV
- a CDS encoding NAD-dependent malic enzyme, translated to MATAPSVSYSMTVRLEVPASGTAVSQLTTAVESNGGSVIGLDVTASGHEKLRIDVTIAATSTAHADEIVEQLRHIEGVSLGKVSDRTFLMHLGGKIEMSSKHPIRNRDDLSMVYTPGVARVCQAIADNPEDARRLTIKRNSVAVVTDGSAVLGLGNIGPKAALPVMEGKAALFKRFAGIDAWPLCLDTQDTDAIVEIVKAIAPGFAGINLEDISAPRCFEIEARLREALDIPVFHDDQHGTAIVVLAALTNALRVVGKKTENVRVVMSGAGAAGTAILKLLLAAGVQHAVVADIHGVVHAGRPDLVDADPDSPLRWIADNTNPERVTGTLKEAVVGADVFIGVSAPNVLDGDDVSQMADGAIVFALANPDPEVDPAVARQTAAVVATGRSDFPNQINNVLVFPGVFRGLLDAHSRTVNTEMMLAAAGALADVVLEDEVNPNYIIPSVFNEKVAGAVAGAVREAAKSGDPSVTATTTV